Part of the Paenibacillus sp. JNUCC32 genome is shown below.
GCAAAAGTCGTTGGAGCCTGTATTTCGCAAAAGTATAGAGAACGGAGTCTATGCGACCGGCCACAACAGCTTTACGAGGTCTCCGGATGATCAAGAGGACTGGATCGTCTTCCATGCGCTTCCTTCAGCCGACGCCGATGCGAGCATCCGCTCGACGCGCATACAGAAATTCGGCTGGAAACTTGATGGTACGCCTGATTTCGGGGTTCCTTGGAGCGATGCGCATCATCTGCCCGTGCCATCGGGGGAGTAATCAATGAACGCCTTTAAACAGGTTTGCATATGAAATGATCCATTATCTATTATGGAGGGATCGAGATGAATACTAGGCTGAAACCTTTTGGGCTGCTTGCAGTCATCGTTATGCTGTTCATGTCAACCTTAGCCGTGCCAACGGCGCAGGCGGCTGCTATCGGAACGGTTGTTTATAGTAATCCGGCTGAACCGGAGCCTTATTATGTAAGGGCGGTCAAGCTTGATAATGGAGATATTCTGACCACCTTCACCCCGCGGTTTCCCGGCAACGCAGGATGGAGCGGCATGCAGCCCTTTCCCTTTTACAAGAGCACGGACAACGGGGCAACCTGGTCCTTATTCAGTGAAATTGATCCGAATGATTACGAACTGAACCGGAATCAGCAAGGCATGACAACGCTGTATGTACTGCCTCAGCAGGTTGGGGATTATCCGGCAGGAACCTTATTGTTTGCATCCACGGATTGGGACAACTCGGCACCGTATACGATTCATATCTGGAGAAGCACGGACAACGGCGCCACTTGGCAGTTTCACAGCAACCTGGCTGCAAGGGGAACCGAGGGGACAAAGCGTACATGGGAGCCGGAGTTTGCGATCACGGCCGATGGCCGGTTGATCTGCTATTACTCGGATGAGCGGAAACCGGGGTATAACCAGGCAATCGCGCAGGAGATTTCCAGTGACGGTGGACTGACCTGGGGAAATTACAGCATCATTGTGGGTAATCAGGCAGATTGGAATTGGCGTCCGGGGATGCCGCGGGTAATACAAGCGAAGAACGGAAGCTATTTCATGTTTTTCGAGATGCTGGGGGCAGCCCCTAACTTTGCGGTCCGGTTCAAAACCTCACCTGATGGCATCAATTGGGGAAGTCCGACGGATCTTGGCGAGGTTGTAGGAACAGGAATATATCGCGCATCCCAGACACCGGAGGTTGCTTACATCGATGATGGAACCGCGAATGGCCGCTTTTACGTTCGGGGCATGACGGATGTGGTTTCTTCCGCTAACAAAATGTTTACGAGCGCCGATTACGGAGCGACCTGGACGCAAATGGACGCGCCGCTGACCGTAAAAGGGTCAAATCAGAGCACGCCGGCAGCCTGGAGCGGAACGCTGCTGCCGCTGGGCCCGTCATTGCTCCTGGAGGTCAACACCGTAAAAGTGGGGAGCCGAAATGAAATCCGTGCCAATGTAGCCCAGGTGGATAAGGAATTCTCCATTGTATCCGGGGGGACCTATAAGCTGGTCAATCAGAATAACCAGCTTCTGCTGGATAATGCCGGCGGCGGTTCGCCGGCCGGGACAAACGTCATCCAGTGGAACGATCTCGGGGCAGATACCCAGTGGTGGCGGTTGGATTACAGAAACGGCGGCTTCTTCCGGGCAATGAATGTAAACAACAGCCTGATCCTGGATAATCCCAACGGAGCCACGACACCGGGTACAAACGTGATCATGTGGACGAATAATGAATTGGATACTCAGAGGTGGAAATTTACGCACAAGGGCAACGGATATTACACCAGCATGAACGAGCGCAGCGGATTGATGCTGGACAATGCGGGTGCCGGTTCTCCGGCAGGTACCAAGGTCATTCAATGGACGGCCAATGGTTTGGATACGCAGAATTGGAAAGCGGTGCGAGTGGATGCGGAAATTCCGGTCAACCAGCTGGAAAGCTATAACATCGCAAACAGTTTTGTTCGTTATCATGATGGCCGAGGGAAGATTGACGGGGGGCAGTACAGCGCTGAATCGCAGTGGAGAATGGTTCCGGGATTGGCCGATCCATCCGCCGTCTCCATCGAATCGGTGTCCTTTCCAGGTCAATATCTCAGACATCGTGACGGCAAGATTTGGCTGGAGTCCAATAATGATACCGCTCTGTTTAAACAGGATGCGACATGGAAGTTGCGTACCGGATTTTCAAGTCCATGGGCGGCCTCCTTCGAGTCTTATAACATATCCGGAACATTTATCAGGCACCGGGACGGCGTGTTGGAGATCTCGCCGATCACGACTACATTGGATCAGAAGGATGCGACATTTTACGTGAAGTGAATCATATGAGGGAATAAGCCTTCTGCAACATAATTAACAAGAGAAGACAGCTGATCAGGCGATCGGCTGCCTTCTTTTCTTGCAAAATACAACATTCCACTATCAGTTCTTTTATTGCGAATACGAAATACTTTTAAATGTAAGGAGGGAGCATAAACTTCATGAATACCATGTCCAGCATTCTGGATAACAAAATAATAGCGATTATCCGCGGCGCCAATTCAAAAGACGTTTTGAACATGGCAAAGGCGCTGCACGAAGGCGGGGTGAACATTCTAGAAATCACCATGAATTCACCAAACGCATTGTCTGCCATTGAAGAGATAACCGTTGAACTTGGAGATCGAGTGGTGGTGGGGGCGGGTACCGTTCTGGACTCTGAAACTGCGCGAGCCGCTATCTTAGCAGGCGCCAAATTCATTCTGTCTCCTACGGTTGACATAGAAACGATACAAATGGCAAAACGATACGGAGCAGTAAGCATCCCGGGTGCCTTTACTCCGACTGAAATTCTATCAGCCTATGAAAATGGCGGCGATATTATCAAAGTGTTTCCTGCGACGTTGGGACCAAGCTTCATTAAAGATATACGCGGACCGCTTCCGCAAATTCCGTTGCTGCCAACTGGCGGCATAGGTTTAAACAATATTCAGGAATTTATGAAGGCGGGCGCTATTGGTTGTGGCATTGGAAGCGCACTCGTGAATACGCAGCTGGAGATAACAGATGAGTATTTCGTGCAATTAACAGAAAAAGCGAGACAATTTGCTTCAGCTGTACAATCTAACGAGGATTAAGGAGTGGATTCATAATGAAAATTACGGGTTACGAATTATTCCTGGTACCGCCCCGCTGGTTGTTTTTAAAGATGGAGACGGATGAAGGCATTATCGGCTGGGGCGAACCTGTCATAGAAGGAAAGGCGAGAACGGTAGGAACCGCAGTAGAAGAGTTAATGGAGAATTTAATAGGGAAAGACCCATTAAGAATAGAGGACCATTGGAATCTCATGTATCGATCAGGCTTTTATCGGGGCGGCCCCATCTTAATGAGTGCGATTTCGGGCATTGATCAAGCCTTATGGGACATCAAAGGGAAATATTATAACGCGCCCGTCCATCAATTGCTTGGGGGAAAAGCAAGGGAGTCCATCAAGGTCTATTCATGGATTGGGGGAGATCGTCCTTCAGATGTCGGGAAATCGGCGAAAGAAGTGGTCTCCCGAGGATTTACAGCCGTAAAAATGAACGGTACGGAAGAACTTCAATATGTCGATTCCTATGAGAAAATAGACCAGGTCATTGAACGCATTGCAGCTGTCAGGGACGCGGTGGGTCCGTATGTTGGAATCGGCATTGATTTTCACGGTCGCGTGCATAAGCCAATGGCCAAAATCTTAGCCAAAGAGCTGGAGCCTTTTCGCCCGATGTTTATTGAAGAACCGGTTTTGCCCGAAAATAATGAAGCGCTGCGCGACATCGCTAATCATGTAGCCATCCCTATTGCAACCGGTGAACGAATGTTCTCCAAATGGGAGTTTAAACGTATATTGATGGATGGATATGTTGATATTATTCAGCCGGATCTATCCCATGCAGGCGGTATTACGGAATGCAAAAAAATCATCTCCATGGCTGAAGCGTTTGATGTGGCGGCAGCTCCGCATTGTCCATTAGGACCGATTGCGTTGGCTTCTTGCCTTCAAGTCGATGCGACTTGCCACAATGCATTTATTCAAGAACAGAGCCTTGGCATTCATTATAATCAGGGGAGCGATTTACTCGATTACATTGTGGATAATCTTGTGTTCGAGTATGAGAACGGTTACGTGAAAATACCGGAGGGTCCTGGCTTGGGAATTGAAATCAACGAAGATCATGTGCGAAAAATGGCCGATATCGGACACAATTGGAGAAACCCCGTTTGGCGGCATACGGATGGAAGCATCGCGGAGTGGTGATAACCCAAACGGATGTCAATCCAAATCATCGGTATTTGTATGTGTTTTGCATATAGCTTCCTAAGAGCGCCGGCAGCCCCTTCTATATCAAGTAGAAGGGGCTGTTTTTTTGGGATGTATCCTTTATGAGGGCGTTTTTATAAGTTATCCATGTCTATCGGGCAATCCTCAAGAAAAGATCCCGGAACACCTCGTCACGCCGAATGAAATGAACGGAGCGAATCATGTGCCGGAACGGATCATGCATCCATCGGAAATCCTCGGATATGCGCGGACTGTGAACCAGAGCGCTCGGACACCATTCCGGGTTGTTGAGCCAGGCAATGACGCCAATGTCCCAGATGACCCGGGAATAAGCAAAATGATCGTCGGAACAACTTAAATATGTTTCGAATAAATAATCCCCGATCTCGCCTTGGCTTTTGACGAAGTCCCGCAGTTCGGATAACGAGGTCTGCAAATGAGATGCCACGCCGAGGCAAGGAACGAGAATGAGCGGGACGCCGCAGTCCAAGACCAGCCTGGATGCGTGCAAATCCTGAAAAAGGTTAAACTCCTTCGTATCGCTCCAATGCAGGGCATGCCCGCCTAACCATACCAGCACGATCCGTTCGAGGATCCGGGGTTCCATGAGCAGGGCGGATGCAACATTCGTGATGGCACCGATCGCAACGACATACAAAGGGTCGGCAGGATCGCTTGCCATGGCCCGCTCAACGAGATTGCGCGCGGCTTCGCTTTCGACCGGCTGGTCGGAAGCAGGAAGGTAACCCGTGGAGCCGCGATAGACAGGGATGTCTTCACGTCCCAGAATGCGGCGGATGTTCCATATTTCCTGGTAGCTTTTTTCCATTCCGTCCGCAGGACCTGAAGATAGCTCATTGAAGAAAGGCGCTGCATATAATGCCTCTATGGTCATGTTGTCCGCGGATTTCAGCGCGTAAGCGATCGCAAACTGATCGTCGATTTCATTGAATGCGTCGGTATCCAGCACCAGGCGGATTTTACGTCCCGGATGCTCCAGACGCTGCACCAATTGGCTTGCCGGGATCGTTGGAAAAGTAGTCATCGCCATATCCTCCAATCATGTTTAGGCTAGGCCGTCAGGAGCCGCTCCAGCTGATTCATCTGGCATTAGGAAACGAACTTTATACGCTGACCGTGGGTTCGACCACCGTTATGGCATTACGGATGGAATCGAGATTAACGGTTGCGCCAATCGGCAGAGCTGCTTTATACACACCATGGCCCGTGGCAAGGTTCGTGATCAACGGCTTGCCGAGAGGCACGATGAACTCGTTGATGACATCCTCATAGGCTTTGCCGTAAGCCGTCTGACAGCCTGTACATTCCCCCATGATGATGCCGATGCAGTCACGAAATTTTCCGGCGAGCTTCAAATCGTTGAAGTATCTGTAGACGGTATTGGTAGGTTCATGCGTTTCTTCAAGAACGATGATTTTCCCCCGTGTATCGATTTCGAAGGGAGTCCCCAGCGTATCAACGAATGACGTTAAATTACCGCCTACAAGCGGCCCCGTAACGTTGCCCGGAACCCGGCCGATCAGGGGCATACCAGGCGGGTTCAGGATGGGGCGCGTTAATGAATACAGGGACGTTGCCGCAAAAAACTGATCGAAATTATAGGCTGGCGTTTCGGGTTTGAAGTCAATAAGCAATAGACTATGGAATGTAATTAAATCGACCAGTTGATGCAGGGCGTTTAATAAAACCGTGATATCGCTGTAGCCCGTCAAGATTTTCGGGTGATTCCGGATAACCTGATAATCCAGGTACGGGAGGATTCCGGCTACGCCTGTGCCGCCTCTGGTAGGCAGTATCATTTTAACCTGCTCGTTTTGGAACATCATCATTAAATCGGATGCCCGCTGTTCGTCCGTGCCGGCCAGAAACCCGTTTTGCGCATATACATATTGACCCAATACGATATTGAACCCCATTGCTCTCAAATATTCGATCCGTGCATCAATGATGCTGGCAGCGAGCGGGCTGCCCAAGGTAACGATTCCAACGGTATCGCCTCTCTGTAGTATTGGCGGACGTATCGGCATATTCCTGCCTCCTGCCTTGAAATAGAAGAAGCCTCGTATTCCCGTGTCTCTTTCTAGATTATATTGAATACGCCATCTGCACAGTACTGAAATGAAGCAGGAATAGTGAATCGTTAGTTGGATCTGCTTGCTCCGATATAAGTTTGGAGGCTTTCTTTCAGCGCTGTTACCGGGCGGCATATTAAATTCTCCAGATCGCCAGAAGTGGAAGCCGTATCGATTTTTCTTAAAAAGCTAAATATCCAATGCTGCACCTCATTGGTAGGACATAGGGATATCGGTGTGCCCGTTAGCTCGGAAAGAGCGGAGACCAAATCATTGAAGGTCCAAACGGATGGCGCAACAAGCTCATATGTCTTGTTCCAATGGCCCTCACCGGATAATACCCCCGCTATGGCGGCCGCCAGATCGGTGCGCGTAACCGCGTTGAACTGCCACGATCCCGGATGGACGCGAAGATTGCCTGTCGACATGGCTGCTTGCAAATCCAGCGCTTCAATAAAGTCCATATACAATCCGCTGCGAAGAAAAGTATAAGGAATTCCGGTTGTGCGAATGGCATGCTCGGTAGCCAAATGCAAGTGGGTCATCGACATATCGCTATGTTCAGGAAAGGCGAAACCGGTGTATAAAATATGGCTGACGTTCGCTTTTTTTGCAGCTTCAACCACATGGGCATGCTGCCGCAAACGAACGGTGTCATCGGGGTGGGGGCTAGAAATGAACAACAGGCGCGAAGCGCCGGCGAATGCCTCCTTCAGGGAGGCGGGGTCGTCGTAGTCGCAGAAGCGGACCGCAATTCCCTGCTCCTCCAATGCTGCCGCAGAGTCCATCTGGCGAACGCAAGCAACGATTTGATCAGGCTGAACATGATGTAGAAGCTCTTGGATAATGAGCCGGCCGAGCCGGCCGCTGGCTCCAGTAATAATGGTAGACAACGAATGTCATCCTCTCCTTATTTGGTTAAGTGCTTAACTAAGTCGACGTAAGAACACGGTTACGCTTCCTTTAATTTTTGCAGAAGGCCCAGGAGCTGTTTTAATTCATGTTCAGTCAGCGCTTTCATTTTTTCGGATATCCGCTGCCTGTTCGCGGGCAGGTTGTGAATCAATAGACGCTGACCTTCGCTTGTAATGGTGATGACCGACTTTCGACCGTCCCCGGGATGGGAATCCCGGCGAATCAAGCCTTCTTGCTCCAAGGGGGTAAGCAGCAGACTGATATTGGGTTTGGTTACACCGATTTTTTGTGCCAGCTTGGAAGGAAGCATCGTACCTCCTTCTTTCATAAGCTCAACTAGAATCCGTATTCTGGCTCCGTTCAGCCCTTGCGACTTCCAATAACTTTCGGATACGTCGACCAGCTTTGCCGTTGTCTCCACCAATGAGAAAAAAGCAAGGGCAGGCAGCGGCAAATCCAGCACGTATTGCTGAAGGTCATTCAAAGTGATCATGCCTCCTATATAGTTAAGTCCTTAATTATATTCAATGTAATCGTAGAGGGAGCCATTGTCAACGGTCGAAATTCTTGAATTCGTTCGTTTCAGGTAAAGCAGCAAGCACTTGCGATGATCGCAAGTGCTTGCTGGCGTGTCTTAACGATGGGAAGCAGCCTGCTTCCTGTATGCTCCCGGGGTCATGCCCGTCAATTTTTTGAAATTGCGATGAAAGTGCGTCAGCGTGGCATACCCGCAGATTTCAGCGATTTGCCCGACAGACTCCTCATGGTTTCGCAGGAGCTCTTTGGCACGGGCAATCCGTTTAGCATGCATGTAACCCGTCACGTGCAAACCGGTGTATTTCTTGAACATGCGGGAGAAATGGGCGGGGTCCACCGCAGCTTGTGCCGACAGAGCAGCTAGTCCGATAGGCTGATCCAGGTGTTCGTGAATCCATTGGATGGAATCCATCAGCCAGGCCGGGCCGATCTGGGAGTGGGCCGTCTGTTCTGCGGACAGGGTGCTGATATAGCGATTGATATGCAGCAGCAAGGAGCGCAGCTGAAGCACGAGCGCCTCGCGGAATCCTAGCTGGGCAAGCCGGATTTCTTCCGAGATTCCTTTCAGCATGTCCTCGATATAGGCTTGGTTCGACTCGGGTAATTGATGACGATAGGAGCCTGTTTTTTGAGCATATTCAAAACAGCTGAGGACGGAGTATTGCAAATCGCTTCCGTTCGCGCCGAGTACAAGCGAAGGCGCAAAGAATAAAGCACTCGAAACAATGGGCTGGTCCGGGTCAGGGAAAGAGCTGTGAATCGTGTTACCGGGTATGATGAAAAGGTCGCCTTCTTTTTTCTCCATCAGCTTGTTCTCAATAAAAAAAGTGCCTTTTCCCTGGTACACATAAACCAATTCGTAAAGATCATGCAAGTGATGAGGCAGCTCCAATTGGGGGCTTTTTATAGTCCGATAGACCATTTCCATCGGAAACAGGGGGTCCCCTTGAAAGGGTTTACGCAGGGGAGTCATGATTCACCACTCCTTATCCTCTATTAAGGACAACAATATCAAAATAGGTTATAAAAATGCAATCCTTGGCTATTTTTGTGCACAGATTATGAACGTACAATAAAGATAGCGAACATAACACCTAAAAGGCAGGGATGTATATGAGATTGGATGCCCACCAGCATTATTGGTTGATTGAGCGAGGGGACTATGAATGGATCACGCCGGAGGTTCCGGAGCTTCACCGAAATTTCCTGCCCTCCGATCTTAAGCCGCATTTGGATTCGCATCAATTGGACGGCAGCATAACGGTTCAGGCGGCACCGACCTTGGAAGAGACGGACTATCTGTTATCGTTGGCGGATCCCGATGCTTCCATTGTCGGAGTGGTAGGATGGATCGACCTGTTCGATCCGGAGCACCGCCGGCATTATGAGCGATTTCGGAAACATCCGAAATTTATCGGCTTTCGCATCATGATTCAGGATATGCCGGATGCCAATGTGATCCTGGAGCCCTCTTTTATCCAAGCATTGAATGAATATGTCAAGGAAGACGTTCCGATCGATCTTCTTGTCCGGAGTCATCAGCTGGAGACGCTGTTGAAGCTGATTGAGATGGTCCCCGGCATCCGCGGCGTCATCGATCATCTGGGCAAGCCGCCAATCCGAAGCGGACAGATGGAACCTTGGGAGAGCATCATGAAGCGAATCGCCCGTTTCCCGCGCATCTACTGCAAGCTATCCGGTATGGTCACCGAGGCGGAGCATCGCCGGTGGAGCCAGGAAGACTTTAATGGGTATGTACATAAAGTGGTCGCGATGTTCGGTCCCGATCGGATCATGTTCGGCAGCGATTGGCCCGTGTGCCTGCTATCGGCAGAATATGACCAAGTGGTTGACGTATTGGCAGAAGCGCTGCCGAAGCATTGGGGAGAACGGGAACATGCGCGTTTGTTCGGTCTGAACGCCAAGGCGTTCTATAAGTTGGATAAGGATGGTGTTCATCATGAAATACCGTAAGTTAGGCCGAACCGGTCTGGATGTTTCGGTATTAGGCTTCGGAGCGTCTTCACTAGGCTCCGTTTTTCGGGAAACCGACGACAGCGAGGGAATCCGTACCGTGCACGCAGCCATGGATGCGGGCATCAATTTGATCGATGTATCCCCTTATTACGGATTGACGAAGGCGGAAACCGTGCTGGGCGAAGCGATCCGACAATTACCCCGGGACCAATTCATCCTGTCTACGAAAGCAGGCCGCTATGGCGAGAATGATTTTGATTTCACGTCCAAGCGGATTATCGCCAGTATCGATGAGAGCTTGAAGCGACTCCAAACCGATTATGTGGACATTCTCTTTTTGCATGATATTGAGTTCGTTCCCGCATCCGTTGTAATGGAGGAAGCCCTTCCTGCACTCCAGCTTTTAAAGGAAAAGGGGAAAATTCGTTTTGGAGGGATTTGCGGTCTGCTTCTGCAGCTGTTCGAAAAATTGCTGCCCCAAATCGAAGTGGACGCCATCATTTCTTACTGCCATTATTCTTTGAACGATCAGACGCTTACCGGTTTGCTGCCGCTGCTTGACGAGGAGGGAATTGGGCTTATTAACGCCTCTCCCTTATCCATGGGCCTTCTCGGTTCCCGAGGAGCGCCGTCTTGGCACCCGGCTTCAACTGAAATCAGGGAAGCCTGCAGACGTGCGGCCGAGTATTGCGCTAAAGCCGGAACGGATATCGCGAAGCTAGCCGTGCAATTCTCGACTTCGAATGAACAGATCCCGACGACGCTGGTCAGTACGGCCAATCCCGATAATATACAACGTAATGCCGCTTGGAGCGAAGAGCCGCTGGATCAGACACTCTTGGCGGAAGTATTGAAGATATTGGAGCCCGTGCAAGGGCGGACTTGGACAAGTGGACGCCCGGAATACAATGAGGGCATCCGATGATGAAGAGGAGGCAGCTGGGATGAAGGGTATCGTATGTCAAGAGATCGGAAAATTTCAATACCGGGAGGATTTGCCCGAGCCTCCATTGCTCGAAGGAGAAGCCATCGTCAACATCAAGCGGATCGGGATTTGCGGTACGGATCTGCATGCCTTTCGCGGGAATCAGCCCTTTTTTACGTACCCGCGTATTCTCGGCCATGAGCTATCCGGTATCATTGAAAAAGTCGGAGCTAACGAAGAGGGATTGAAGGCCGGAGACACCGTCTGCGTCATTCCTTACATTCACTGCGGGGAATGTATGCCTTGCCTTAGAGGCAAAACAAACTGTTGCAGATCGTTGAAGGTGATGGGGGTGCATATCGACGGCGGCATGCGCGAGCGCATCTCCGTCCCGACTCGCCATTTGATGCGGGCGGAAGGGCTGACCTTGGATCAGGCTGCCTTGGTAGAACCGCTTGCCATTGGCGCGCATGGCGTTAAACGAGCGAATGTGACCCCGAAGGATACGGTTTTAGTCATCGGAGCCGGTCCGATAGGACTCGGGATCATGGTTTTTGCCAAAGCGCTGGGGGCAACCGTTATCGCCATGGATATGAACGCCGATCGGTTGGCCTTCTGCAAAACCTGGGCGAAGGTGGATCATGCCATCCAGGTTGGAGATGAATTGTCCGATCTTTCGGCGCTAACGGATGGAGAATTTCCTTCCATCGTTTTGGACGCAACGGGAAACCAACCCTCCATGACCAACGCTTTTAACATGGTTGCACACGGGGGGACCTTGGTATATGTAGGCTTGATTCAAGGGGATATTTCATTTCGGGATCCCGAGTTCCATAAGCGGGAATTGACACTGATGGGCAGCCGTAACGCGACCAGGGATGATTTCCATGATGTGATGCAGCGGATCTCGGAAGGCGGCATTGATGTAGATCCGTACATCACCCATCGATGCCGGTTTGACGATTTGATCCAAGAATTTCAGGGCTGGCTCCGTCCTTCCGCCAAGGTCATTAAGGCGATGGTGGAACTTTGAACCATTCTCTTGAATTGGTTGAACATGGTTCATGAAATAGTAGAATGCCAAACAACGCTCGGCTCACCAATATGGATGGGCCGAGCGTTGTTTCATGCCTTCGTTGTAAGCATGATCAGCACAACCGTGGTATGAATCCGCCATATGCCTCGTCCCGCATCATCGAATTTGATACCGAAAGCGACTGTTAAAACCATGTGATGTATGTTATATTTTGGATAATTTCGGTTGACGTTCGATGAAGAAGGACTTTGCGCTGCATATTAAGCAGGACGAGAACGGGAAGTACAAATTCTTTGACATGTCATTTGAGAAACGGATTTATTTCCCTGATATGTAAAACCGGAGGTGTCCGATATGGATTTGAACAATGACGCTAAAGAAATGGCTTCTGCTGCTGAAGAAAATCAGCAAAAAGAAAAAGAACAACGCCCGATGTCGACCAGCAGCGGGCTCCTGGAATCGGCCATCGACAAGTTTGCCAGAGAAGGCGGCTTTGACGATTTGCCGTTGAAGGGAAAGCCGATCAAGATCGAAGACGGCGATGTGCTAACCAGTATCATGAAGAACGCGAATTACCAGCCGGCATGGGTGGAGCTGAGAAAAGAGATCGCCGCCGACATCAAGCGTCTTTTGGACCGTCCGGAACCGAATGCGGTTCCCGAGGCCGAGGTGGAGGCCATCAACCAGAAAATTATGAAGTATAACCGGATCGTTCCGAATCCGCAGCTGCAAAAAGGCCTCCTGTCCGGGGTCCATTTGCACGCAGCCTATGAAAAGTGGGAGTAGAGAATATCTTAAATGTGCTCCCCGTTACGGGCCAAATGAACAAGCGAAAGAGACTCTGAAGCTATCCGCTTTAGGGTCTCTTTTGAATGGGGTTCATTGGGCCAAGGCCGAGCCAATCAGGGAAGCCCGGGGCAAGCAGTTACTTCCTGCCGCTGCGCCAAGCATCCAGCTGCTTCTGCACCTCTCGTATCACGTCATCCATGCCTGCTTGCTTCAGCTCCTCGTTAAACTTGGGAAGGATCGCATCGACATCCACGGAGCCCGTCATGAGGCTTGGATAATATTTATGCCAAACCATCTCGATGTTATCGGTTTGAGCGGTCAGCGCGGATAGATCCGGCGTAAATCCGAGCACGGTGGAATTGACGACTCCGGCGTTGTATTGACGGAATTGCTCCCATTTGTCGAGGGGGTCCGGGTTATCGCCGCCCATGGTTTTTAGGATAAACCAATTCCCCTGGGTGTACTGCACGCCTGAATAGCTGCTTGCGGGCGCATCCGGGATCGGTACGCCATGACTGTCTTTGTCTGTTTTCGGAACGACCTGCCCCTGTTCGTCCAATGTGTAGTGGATGCCTTCGATCCCATAATTGAATAAATTCCGTACTTCGGGGTCCGTATTAAGCAAATTTAGAAACTTAATGCATTCTACGGGATGCTTGGTATTGGCATTAACGGTCATGATGCCTCCCCGGACGGATTCCGTAGTAACGGTGCTGGGGGTTACGGGATTCGCTACAATCTTATAACCGCGATCCTTGCTCCAAGTCGTCTCCGAGAGCGGCCCCCCGCCGGAGGACTTCCAGAACACCTTGGCGCCTCGTTTGAGCCCTCCCGGCTCGCGCAGCGCCGCGTCCTTATTGATGAAGCCTTGCTTATAATAATGCCGCAGCGTATCGAGAACCTGCCGGGCCTCCTTGGTTTCGAAGATATTCACCACCGGTGCGTCCGGGTCGAGCGATTTGATCATCAAGGGCACTTTATGGTTCATGATGTATTCGTATCCGTAGAGAGCGAAGAAATTATGGGAATCCCGATCCAACTCCATAGGGATGTAATCCGGCTCTTTCTGCTGAATCATCCGGAGGAGAGGCTCAAGCGATTCCAGCGTATTGTACTTGGTGATGTCGATATGGTGTTTGTCCACGATCGAGGCGGGGTACATCCACTGATCGCGTACGGCTAACTCCTTATTGGTAGGGACGCCGTAAATGCTGCCATCGTTCATGCGGACCCCCTGCCAAAAGGTGGGATCGATGGCCTCGTACATATCCTTGCCCAGGCCGGCCAGATGGTCATCAAGCCTCAGC
Proteins encoded:
- a CDS encoding ABC transporter substrate-binding protein yields the protein MVKYARRLRSLMMISMLLLFTFYTIGCFGQPGFDDEPHVGDTVNLIYYTIGEPDKDLRLVNDKINEIMARKIGVTITYIKVSWQEYEDRLNTLISAGSPFDIAFAPDYATTAMRGAWLRLDDHLAGLGKDMYEAIDPTFWQGVRMNDGSIYGVPTNKELAVRDQWMYPASIVDKHHIDITKYNTLESLEPLLRMIQQKEPDYIPMELDRDSHNFFALYGYEYIMNHKVPLMIKSLDPDAPVVNIFETKEARQVLDTLRHYYKQGFINKDAALREPGGLKRGAKVFWKSSGGGPLSETTWSKDRGYKIVANPVTPSTVTTESVRGGIMTVNANTKHPVECIKFLNLLNTDPEVRNLFNYGIEGIHYTLDEQGQVVPKTDKDSHGVPIPDAPASSYSGVQYTQGNWFILKTMGGDNPDPLDKWEQFRQYNAGVVNSTVLGFTPDLSALTAQTDNIEMVWHKYYPSLMTGSVDVDAILPKFNEELKQAGMDDVIREVQKQLDAWRSGRK